In Flavobacteriales bacterium, the DNA window CAAACCTCCGGATAAAAATAAAAATGACACTTGAAGAAGTCGCAACTGGTGTTGAGAAAAAAGTAAAGGTTAATAAATACATTAGTTGTTCTACTTGTGATAGCAGTGGTGCACAAGGAGGCGGCTTTACGTCATGTACACAATGTGGTGGTTCTGGCCAGGTAACCCGTATATCGAATACAATTTTAGGACAGATGCAAACAACAGCAACTTGTCCGGCATGTAGTGGCCAAGGTCAAACGATAGAGAATAAATGCAACGACTGTCAAGGAAACGGTATTGTTAAAGATCAAGAAACAATTACAATAAAGATCCCAGCAGGAGTTGAAGACGGCATGGAATTGTCTATTGGAGGACAAGGTAATGCAGGTGCTAGAAACGGTGTTGCCGGTGATTTACATGTACTAATAGAGGAAATTCCTCATGAAGACTTTGTTAGGGATGGCAATAATCTACATTACGATCATTACGTAAGTTTTCCAGATGCTATTTTCGGAACCTCATCCGAAATTCCTGT includes these proteins:
- a CDS encoding molecular chaperone DnaJ (chaperone Hsp40; co-chaperone with DnaK; Participates actively in the response to hyperosmotic and heat shock by preventing the aggregation of stress-denatured proteins and by disaggregating proteins, also in an autonomous, dnaK-independent fashion) is translated as NLRIKIKMTLEEVATGVEKKVKVNKYISCSTCDSSGAQGGGFTSCTQCGGSGQVTRISNTILGQMQTTATCPACSGQGQTIENKCNDCQGNGIVKDQETITIKIPAGVEDGMELSIGGQGNAGARNGVAGDLHVLIEEIPHEDFVRDGNNLHYDHYVSFPDAIFGTSSEIPVLGGKVKIKIDEGTQGGKILRLRGKGIESVHGHGSGDLLVNINVWTPQSLSKDEKKIMDQLKDSENFIPNPSNKDKGFFEKMKEFF